The Lactuca sativa cultivar Salinas chromosome 2, Lsat_Salinas_v11, whole genome shotgun sequence genome includes the window ataatggaggcttagggtttcgagagTAGGTAAAGGGAGTGATGGAGGCTAGGGTGGAGGCCtgaaatgatgcttaaatagggtaccaagtccaaAAATTAgagtttcccaacccagaccagactcaccgagtcagtctccctgactcaccgagtcggtcacttaatccgcgacacgggtcacgctccgactcgtcgagttcctccttggactcgatgagttgactcctttgacttagggcttttctttcctttcctggtcttcctgattctgggtgttacatggATGAAGGTTTTGAGTGTTTAAAGCCAAACCAGCCATGAAAGGCGTAAagtcttcgactttatggattaggaggctGTAGGGGGTCCAAATATGTAttttgagccaaggtcttaactgattaagaccataaGTGAGAAAATAGTAAAACTTGGACATACGTTGAGCGTAAatcccagtacgcggggcgtagggttTGATTAGCCCGATATCAGTGAAGTaaacgagtacgcccaacgtagggatatggtacgcgcagcgtactcgcaGGCGTTGACTTTTAGGTTTCGGTCAACAAATGGACTTTTGGACTCACGAAGGGGTAAAAtcgtcttttacccttctgagagagcATAAAGGCGAGGGGGTGGTCTAGCTTAATGAGTGCTGTtattaaataagaatttatgtttATGTGTATTAGACGGAGGCTAGACCGGAGATTTGAGTTTGAGATTATTCCGAGATAgttagaggtgagtcttctcgttataccttacctagagtggtaattatgtgtgaccggaaggtcgtatgtgcttatatgtgacATGTGAAATGCTATGTTATGAGTTGCCtggtttggaccggaaggtcaaaagGGTTGGGCCGGAAGGTCAATAGAGCAGGACCAGAAGGTCATCAAGGTAGGGCCGAAAGGTCTACCAGAGTTGTGTCCACTGAGACATATTGACCGGAAGGTcacagccttgagtggctaatttatatgcatgtggtattttggggaactcactaagcattcgtgcttaccgtgttatgtgttatgtgtttcaggtactttcgaggatcgcgggaaggcaccgacgtgattgtacacacacactcTGGACATTGAGCTATGATTGTGGATCCTGGATTTGATATAATGTTTTGAAATTTGTTGACTATTATGGTGTTttatataaaatgacatgtgttttatgaaattaaaaatgaaaaatttatttgaaaaatcaTGTCGTTACAAGATTTTAGTACAAATATCTCCTCATATGATTAGTCCTGAGCTAGTACATACATGACCATTCCCTGTGTAATTCCTCACCGTTTTTCACCTTTgaaatataaaaatcaagaatcaTTCAGTTAACCATTTTTACTCTCATTATATTTGTTCTTGATTATACTTTTATTACTTACTTACTTATCCTAAGCACATTGTTGAGTTATTATCTTCTAGGCTTGACGATTTCATCCAGACTTGATTGAAAGAATTATTAGCAACCATTGTTGTGTTTTATCTCAAGATTTGTGTTTTCAAACCTTTTCCACACAATCCTTGTTCTCACAGTTAGAGAATATAGAGAAAGGATCTTCGAGAGAAACAAGATAAGAGAGTTCTTTGTAAGAACTTAGATGTAACTCGTGAAGGATTAAGAGTAAGGAATTCGTGAGGGATTCAGTAGTAAGAAGAAAGATTAAGGATCCACGAGGGATCATAAGAGATGGAAGTAAGACCGAATGAGAATACCCAGTAGGGTTATTCGGTTGTTGTTTCCATTAGAATATAGATGAGACTAAGTATGAGATGTGATCGTTGAGTCCAGATGAGAAAAGAATATTGAGGCATTAAAGTTGAGAATAGAGAGAAATGAAGAGTAAGCAGAGCATGTGAAGGCATGTTAAAAGATAGAAATGAGTAGAGCAATAGATAGAGAAGAAAGAGTAGAGAAGAGATAGAATATGGAACATAGTAGAGAAGAGACATAGATAGAGTGTCATTGGAGCATAAAAAGAGCATGAGAAGAGGCTAATAGTAGAGTATGAGAAACAAAGTAGGTGACATAGAAAGAGATAGACGGAAGAAGAAAAAAGAATAACGGTGTATGCTATTAAGAGAAAGAGTCAGATGATAGAGTATGAGAAAGATAAGGAAATATAGATAAGAAAAGATAGAAGAATAACTCACCAAACAATTTGTGTTTGATGCTGCAGATTTCAGATTGTAGCAGCCGTGGTACCAGAATAGAAGACAGAAGCACAAGGAAGGCTTAGATAGTAGGATCTTATGTATGTACTTTTCTTGTTGTTCTAATTTGTATGTAGATTTTTATTGTAAACCCACGATTATTCCTGGGAAGTAAAGTGTTTTAATTTTAGTAAAATTTCACACTTGTAAAAAAACTATGATATTTCTCTTAGATTCGATGTTTGTATAATGTGGGTCGTTACAATTGGGCTAGCCAATATATGACGCCCTTTAATGCACACAAATTGCTTCATACTAACCAAGTCATCAATCAAAGTGCTCAACCTATTAACTAACATTTTATCAACAATTTTATATTGACAACCTGTTAGACTAATAGGAAGAAAGTCTTTCACAAAATTTGATTCGTGAAGTTTCAGAATTAGTGTAATAAAAAGATGGATTTCACAGGTTTATGGTGGCGATGGTCAAGAGGGTTTATGGTGGTGGTTGTGCAGTTTTCAAATAGGGTGCAAATTTTCGATGGTGGTGGTAGTTAAGTGTTATTCAACAAAAAgagaacaaatatatatatatatataggttcaaatgtttctagcaaatattgtgtgcctaaatgcaccaatcagaatttaagaaaaaagaaatcattaattaaataataaagggTAATTTAGTCATTATGTATGTACAATTAATTATATTCCAAAATTATAATCCCTAAAATAATGGGTCAATTTTCCTTTAATAGCATTTAATCAAGATAATTAGTTTATAAACCCTTAAAAAATCATCGTTCGTTTCATCATCGTCACCATAAAATGCCGACTTCCACCCAAGCAAAAAATCCTTCATCCTAGGGTATTGTGTTCTTCCCTTGTCGATCCTGGTAAACACCCTCTTCACCGACGACCCTCCACCTGCAGCCACCAATCCCTTTGTTTTTCCGGTGTTGGTCCCTTGCACCGACGATGATGGTGTCGCAACATATGAGGTGAAATCGAATATGTAAACTCGATCTCTACAATCGACGGTAAATTTCCTCCTGCTAATTTCTGATTTTACAATTGACCATCTTCTATCTCCTTCTTCGATTAAAACAATTCCTTTTTGAAATCAGAATCGACGGTAAAACAGTTTCAATGGGGCTTCATTCTTGCTCTCTGGGCTTTTTATCCATCTCCACTGAAGACCCTCACTCCCGATGCACCGTTTCCACAGAGAAAGATCGAGTGGGAGAGAGGTAAAAagtcaacaccaccaccaccctgcTATGCACATCCAATTACCTTTACCACACTGGTCGATTTTGCTTTACAAACCTCGAATTCTCGTGATCGTCCCTTGGATTGTCGATTCAGGTATGAGAAGTACAGATGCCAAATTTTGTTTTCAAATTCTTCAAAGCCGGTATGAGAAGTAATTTGATGGTATAATTTCCGTTTGAACACGATTTCCCAtcccttaaaatccgaaaatttctttttttaaaatagGTTAATCGACTAACATACCTttttgctgaaatttgtgtgattatatgatacatgctaccctatggtaatatcatagaccctcagatcatgactgttgattctattcatccagtggtccagatctgtgcattctggcacacaatagttactagaaacaatataacctaactctctctctctctctctctctctctctatatatatatatatatatatatatatatatatatatatatatatatatatatatatatataaatatttggtGTATAGTTATAAAAAGGTTAGGCAGATcacaattttaattaaaaataatagaaATATCACAAATAAATTGAAAATGACGCTATAGTCATTTCATGTAATGGATGAAGTGTgtaaaattaaactaataaggGATGAAATGTGCAACTTCTAATCAAACGAGAGACGATCCATGTTAATTTTTGaaagtatggattggacatacaTTTTGACATTTGTACGATGGATGATTTCTGTaattagtttaaatttaaaaatagatttgaaagattttttaatataaataatagttAAATGATATTAAaagaatttaattagttttgggatttattaaaaataattaaattatattaaatttATTGAAACTGAATTAATGAAAGGAAAGGGGTGTCTTTTGCCAAAATCTGAAAGTACCAAATTTGTTACCGAAAAAGCCAAATGGGTTAAAATTATCAATTTCAAAAGTTCAGGGGGTGATCTGAATTTCCAGAAAGGATTGGTTATTTAACTCAAAATGGGATTTGAGGAATTTTTTTCAAGTGCACAAATATCAGGTATCATTAGTGTAAACTAGGAATTTTCATGCAAAATACGGGATTTTAGCCCATATCCTTTCCAGATTTAGATTCAACCCACTTTCCTTGCCCTCTACGGCATCTTGGGATCATATAAACTCCTCCCCAACCCTTATGTGGCGTCGAGAAGGAGACAAACGAGGGAGAGTGCAGAGAAACGAGGTAGGGAGATCGAGGAGAAGAAAGGGTAGGGAGTCATATTCTTCTGTTTGCGAATTTTTGTACTATTTGGATTGTGAGACTGAATATTGTTGgtctattattgttattattttttttgtgatGCACCTCCTTGAGAAAAATATGATGAATATAAATTTTTTTGTTGTTGCTCGACATGCCATACAATTCACGAACATTTGGAATTCCAAGCAGCCTTTCTTTATTTCCTTATAATGCAAATTCATCCCATATAACTTctttaatgaaaaataaaaaaaccaaTGAGTAGTTCTGTATAAATATGAAGAGAAGCAAGCCTTTCTAAGCACTGATACGATTTCTTACTatctaataaataattattataaatatgCAGAAAGGCTGTGTATGttgtttattttaatttaagACAAAAAATGGGTGTCCATTTGATTGAGAGCAGCCGGCTAGATGGGACTGAAGAGCCGAGGCTTGTAATCCTTCCACTGTCGGGAGCGAGGGGTTATCGCAGCTCTGTGAAGCCAGCCTAACGCGTTGTCCCCTACTCTAAGCTCCAAGTGACCCAAGCCTTCACTCAAGCCACATGAATCAACTCTCGACTTGGAACGGGCAAGCCAGATAATGCGCAGCAGACCCAACCGAATGACCCAAATCACAGTCCGACCCACTTTGATACCCCCACTTGGGTTATAGGCAAGCGCAACCAAGCCCGGTGGCAACTCATCTGTTGGATGACTTTATTAACGGGTTATAAGTTTCCTCATATGCCGATGTGGGAGAACTCAATATAACTTAATTTCTTGATTAATAATTCCACCCCCGTTATGAAGCTTAAGTATGATTTAAACGACTTGGTTCTACTATTTATCCTTTTCCATTTTACATATCACGATAAAGACATTAAACTTGAATcattacacataaacaacaaACCACACTATAAAAAACTCTTATCAACACAAACCAATGGTATATTAACAGTATCACTCTATAACAATTTGAGTACAAATCTTCATATTATAACTAACAAAACCGATCATTGAATTCAGAAAGGTAAAATTGCACGATTTAAGAAAAATAGCAATTAGAACAACATAAATTTATGTAACACAATAAAGAGTTTTTTGATTGAAGAGAGAGAATGAATATCTAACTTCTAGTTAGATAGATAAGTATAAAAGCtctacataaaataaaataaaaataataaaaaaaaattaaaaaaaaaaaaaaaaactagaccAAACAAACCACCAAAAATGCTCAAACCATTTTGAACAAAACATGTTTGCTAAATCTGAAATACCATAAAAATACTCAATAGTTTTAGTGAAAACTAGGACAACAGAAAATTTAACCCCAATAATCACAAATTTCTTGTGTATTATGGTTGAATGTTTTGGATTTAACTTACAAACTAGAACATAGAATGAATTATCATGACTCCATTTACAAAGTCACTTGTACATGACCAAACTTACATCGAACTTAACTCACGTATAATTTACCCATACAGCTAAATCCATCCAATTACTAAATCAATTTTATCAATTCCACATTTCACCCGTCTCGGGATCATATTCATCATCTTTCCATTCTAACAATTCAACCATGAATTTAGCATATAATTCTTGAGAATATGATTACAATGCTTACTACATCTAGGGTTCTTACACAACCACCACTTAGCTGTTGACGATGGTGGTTACATAGTGATGCTGGCAGTTCCCggtaaaagaaaagaagagaaaataatgaaagaaaaatggtTGTTACCTTAACCTAGCTTCACATATGTAGTTATGTACCTACTTCTTGTCAAGGACTATCATGTCAACATGTCACGTTCATCGGCAATCTAAAAACCGGTTAAGTGGTCAAGACTGACCAAAGGGCTTCTAAcccagcggtatcaggtggtgccctccctctttgaggtcgagggttcaagtcccgtcgtggacataggtggaattaggtgttagtttaggagtagattagtatatttgtatttgccggttcaaaaaaaaaaaaaaaaaaaaaaaaaaaaaaaaaaaaaaaaaaaaaagtggtcAAGACTGGAAAAAGCTAAAAAATTCAGTGTCTTAATCGCAACAAAATAAACAAACATAGTTTCAAAATCAGAAAATAATGTAAATATAATGACTTTATTCAATTTTACCCTAAATTTTTTGAAGCAGACTAAATCCTACAACAACGAACACTCAATTGAAACATATTTCTCAAATCAAAGCTAGAGAAATGAAAAGTATTGGTTGACGATTTAAAGGCGTTACATACAAGCAAAACGGTCGACTAGAACGTAATCACGTATCTAATAACTCCCTAGCTAATGCTTGGGCATCAAATAGACAAAAAATAAAATCACATGCATCGAGCACTATCTACACGTCATCAATAAACGAACCAGTCAACATCCTTGACAAATATCAACACTTTCTAAATTGTTTAAAAGTTATAATCGGTCATCGTTCATCAAACATTAATCCCAATCTTTTAGGAAAACAACACATACCCTTAGGGACATCAAACACTGATCCCGATTTGGAGGAAGATAGATAGAGGGTGAGAGGACGATTCGgataataaaaacatattttaccaaagtatcaAAACTTCTATACACTAACAAAATTTACGAGCATCCGTTATTCATTTTCTATGTCAATTCGCAAATGTAAATTTTCTCCATAAGGGACATAACAGGACACACATTTCTCTCTTATCGACActgataaaaaagaaaaaaaaaatgggaTTGTTTGCACGAATATTGCTGACCATTTGGCTAATGGGTGGCACCGCCGGTTCAATATATCTGCTAGGCAGACGGGCTTTAGAAATCGGCGTACGTATGGTGGCTCTCCATACCGAAACATGTTTAGAGGACACTGTGTTATGGCCAACATATTTGATGACCGGCGTCTTGGTTACATGCCTCCTAGGCCTCGTCGGAATCGTATGTTGTAAAGTCAAATTCTTTCAATGGCTCTTTACTTTCTTGGTCAACATCGGACTTCTTTACGTCATGGTCATTGTCGTTTGGCGTTTGCTTATGTTCGGGTGGATCAGAAAATCGACATCAGCCGTTTTCGATGATGTTTATAAGGAGGATTCACCTCTAGATGAAAAATATAAGCCGATGCTTATCGAAGCCATGGTTGCCGACAACGTGTGGCCGATGGTTGATGAGTGTTTGACGGAGATTAAGTTTTGTGAAGAAGATCGTGGACCTGAAAAGTTCCTTGACAAAGACGACgactggaaaatagaaaattactACGAATTTTTCAGGGTATGTTTCAAATCCTTCACATCCTTTTCATTTCATTTTATCCATCGTCATCGTTATGTTGATGTAACGGGATAAGGGTTTCAGGAAGGGTGTTGTGTGCCTCCGCCAAAATGTGCACGCAAAATGTTTGAGTTGGGGAGTGTAAGCGAAAACGATGATTGCTTAAAATGGGCGAATGCGACATTGAATAAACCAAAGCATGTCAAATGTTTTGATTGTGATTCGTGTAAAGCTGCCCGCATGGCGACGTATATAACAAATCAAGACAAGGTTGGTATATATTTGACTATTGCCGGCGTATTCCTCTTCATAGCCAATCTGTTTTCTTCAATGGGGGGTTTTGAATAAACAGGGTGTGGTGTGGTTCTGTTGAATTATGATTCTAACAAATATGTATTGTAATGTGAATTAGTGTAAATTTATTGAGTTTATGATTGTTTTTATTAACCAAAAAGACAAAAGGTGTAAGATTTTAGGTTAAATGTGGGATATTGGCGAGAGAAGCTTGCATTTTGTCTTCTGAGAAAGACAAATCAACCATGGCGCCCTGTAAGTATTTCTCGTAAGCAGGAAGGTCAAAATGGCCATGGCCACACATTGCCATTAATATCACTTTTGATTCGCCGCTCTCTTTGCAGTGAAGGGCTTCTCGTATTGCTGCGGCTATGGCATGTGTAGGCTCCGGTGCTGGTATCAGTCCTTCTGATCGAGCAAATTGTATGGCCCCTAAACCAGTTCGTTTCATCCAATTCAACACGTTAGGTCTCAAAATAACAAAATTGATAGACGAAAGATTACAAAATTGAAAGTAATTGTACCTCGAAAGCACTCAATCTGTGGAATTGCGATTGCTTCCATGAAACCTAATTCATAGATGTGTGAAATCAGTGGCGCCATTCCATGATACCTCAACCCTCCTGCAAAATTAGGTGAAGTTATGGTTCATTTTAACCACAAAGAGCATCTTTCTGAGTTATTATATCAAGAAATCAGAAAGAGTTATACCGGAATGAATAGGGTCAGGAATGAAATCATGACCGAGTGTATGCATCTTCATCAATGGAGTCAATTGAGCAGTATCTCcataatcataagcataaacaccTTTGGTCAATGAAGGGCAAGCAGTAGGCTCGACAGCTCTTATAACAGGGTTGATTTTTCCTTTGAGTCTTTCCCGGATAAAAGGGAAACAGAGCCCTGCAAAATTGGACCCACCACCCGTACAACCAATGATGACGTCAGGAGTCTCCCCTAAATCCTCCATCTGCTTAATACATTCTTCCCCAATAACAGTCTGATGTAACAAAACATGATTCAGAACACTTCCTAAGCAATACTTGGTATCTTGGTTAAGACCTGCAACCTCCACAGCCTCTGAAATGGCAATCCCCAAGCTCCCTGGACTTAACGGATCCATTTCAAGGATTCTCCGGCCTGACTCCGTGATGCTTGAAGGAGAGGGATGAACTTTAGCTCCCCATGTTTGCATCATCAGTTTCCGATATGGTTTCTGATCATAAGAAGCCCTAACTTGCCACACCTGcaaattaaaattgaaattaaacCATAAGTTTTAACCAACACTAAAATGAAGAAGCTAGCTCTAAGAGAAACTCATTACTCACTTCACAGTTGAGCCCAAATAGGCTGGAAGCAAACGCTAAAGAACACCCCCATTGACCTGCACCTGTTTCAGTGACAACGTTCTTGACACCTTGTTGTGCATTGTACCAAACCTGAGGGACAGCGGTGTTTGGTTTGTGTGAACCGGCTGGACTTACACCTTCATATTTGTAATAAATTCTTGCGGGTGTATCAAGTAGTTTCTCCAATCTCTTGGCTCTAAATCAAAACTCAGAACAATTCAAAAATATGatatcttttatatatatggAAGAATATTCTAGAAGAAAAACCGACCTGATAAGAGGGGTAGGGCGCCAAAGCCTGTAAACATCGATAACTTCATCAGGAATCACAATGAATCGTTCATTGCTTGCCTCCTGCTTAATCAGTTCATCGGGAAAAAGATGAGATAGGTCTTGCGGTTGCAATGGTGCAAACGTCTTTGGATGCAGAAATGGGGGAGGTTTGATGGGGAGGTCGGCGATGATATTATACCAATGCGTAGGGATTTCTGTTGCGACAGCATGTGGAGTAAGTGTCGTTGATACTGGTTTTTCTCGA containing:
- the LOC111876671 gene encoding tetraspanin-5 — encoded protein: MGLFARILLTIWLMGGTAGSIYLLGRRALEIGVRMVALHTETCLEDTVLWPTYLMTGVLVTCLLGLVGIVCCKVKFFQWLFTFLVNIGLLYVMVIVVWRLLMFGWIRKSTSAVFDDVYKEDSPLDEKYKPMLIEAMVADNVWPMVDECLTEIKFCEEDRGPEKFLDKDDDWKIENYYEFFREGCCVPPPKCARKMFELGSVSENDDCLKWANATLNKPKHVKCFDCDSCKAARMATYITNQDKVGIYLTIAGVFLFIANLFSSMGGFE
- the LOC111876670 gene encoding uncharacterized protein LOC111876670, which translates into the protein MSPSLSFSVNRSPKFSFQGEVKKHGNSLFNANPNHLKFSFREKPVSTTLTPHAVATEIPTHWYNIIADLPIKPPPFLHPKTFAPLQPQDLSHLFPDELIKQEASNERFIVIPDEVIDVYRLWRPTPLIRAKRLEKLLDTPARIYYKYEGVSPAGSHKPNTAVPQVWYNAQQGVKNVVTETGAGQWGCSLAFASSLFGLNCEVWQVRASYDQKPYRKLMMQTWGAKVHPSPSSITESGRRILEMDPLSPGSLGIAISEAVEVAGLNQDTKYCLGSVLNHVLLHQTVIGEECIKQMEDLGETPDVIIGCTGGGSNFAGLCFPFIRERLKGKINPVIRAVEPTACPSLTKGVYAYDYGDTAQLTPLMKMHTLGHDFIPDPIHSGGLRYHGMAPLISHIYELGFMEAIAIPQIECFRGAIQFARSEGLIPAPEPTHAIAAAIREALHCKESGESKVILMAMCGHGHFDLPAYEKYLQGAMVDLSFSEDKMQASLANIPHLT